Proteins encoded together in one Lathyrus oleraceus cultivar Zhongwan6 chromosome 5, CAAS_Psat_ZW6_1.0, whole genome shotgun sequence window:
- the LOC127082461 gene encoding uncharacterized protein LOC127082461: MTGATGRLRPRREDSGSSTEDATIARLPVGDGSVRDGTEHASSSGQVDFSWVADEPLEEESDFCDEAVIAYAMVETISREDPPNWYCCAPKEEDRICHHFPGKQFTMYEFAFREAGIRLPFNSFQMSVFKWLRLAPSQLHPNALAFMRAFELVCQFLGIGCTRALFFHVFHPQRSGSRGRHSWVSFKQPVRLFKTYEDSVRHFKNRWYVVMPITRAALHSLYYYQRTPNGEETLMSKIPLRWQRDHFDLSTAHYRVKYAMLGEEDRLAYKKLVDYVQSFSLGFWANRQGVPYLDEAGELITEARYINTKALLECDTEEEALALLSAMPNARDRVLKLANQVGAPDRVPKKKKKTVARPLETAGDAGASPSQAASVIPSSPPRSNPINIPDSSPSPAASPLHKRKRPAGALTRSSPGSSHGPGSYLLPPCYVERSFFKAEESIAVPAPEAKAILDQDVAARRKDLARDIAAVIRVMETAMVLTDTSVSTASLEDALLQVRTEKERLSKDLSDYKEEHQLQEGLSQKLEEVEKERDQLKAAKASLEEQVVDHQKLTEDNACLRAQVESLEGKVRPLADETEEERALGSRGELLGHIRTLNQDLVACFKEGFDNAVEQLGLLNPELVTVGSAYNCCVRDGEIICPFEAEEELGGEEEEEDEEVLRAES, encoded by the exons ATGACAG GTGCTACCGGGCGCTTACGACCGAGGAGGGAAGATTCTGGGTCCTCCACCGAAGACGCGACAATCGCTCGTCTCCCTGTCGGGGATGGGAGTGTCCGAGATGGTACCGAACACGCCTCCTCTTCCGGGCAGGTCGACTTCTCATGGGTTGCGGACGAGCCCTTGGAGGAGGAATCAGACTTCTGTGACGAGGCCGTCATTGCTTACGCTATGGTCGAGACCATAAGCCGGGAGGATCCACCAAACTGGTATTGCTGCGCCCCCAAGGAAGAGGACCGCATTTGCCATCATTTCCCGGGGAAGCAGTTCACCATGTATGAATTTGCTTTCCGTGAGGCGGGGATTAGACTGCCCTTCAACTCCTTCCAGATGTCGGTCTTCAAGTGGCTCCGGCTGGCGCCGTCCCAACTACATCCTAATGCTCTCGCATTTATGCGAGCATTCGAGTTAGTTTGCCAGTTCCTCGGCATTGGTTGCACCCGGGCTCTCTTCTTCCACGTTTTCCATCCCCAGAGGTCCGGTTCCCGTGGTCGCCACAGTTGGGTTTCTTTCAAGCAGCCCGTGCGTCTGTTCAAGACGTACGAGGATTCTGTTCGCCATTTCAAAAACCGGTGGTACGTGGTGATGCCGATTACCCGGGCTGCCCTTCACTCTCTATACTACTATCAGCGGACACCCAATGGGGAGGAGACGCTGATGTCGAAGATACCGCTGAGGTGGCAGCGTGATCATTTCGATCTCTCCACGGCGCATTACCGAGTCAAGTATGCGATGCTCGGCGAGGAGGATAGGCTCGCGTACAAGAAGCTGGTCGATTACGTGCAGAGCTTCAGCTTGGGGTTCTGGGCGAATCGACAGGGCGTGCCCTACCTGGATGAGGCCGGGGAACTAATCACCGAGGCGCGTTATATCAATACGAAGGCTCTGCTCGAGTGTGATACCGAGGAGGAAGCTCTGGCGTTATTGA GTGCCATGCCCAATGCTCGTGATCGGGTGCTGAAGCTAGCGAATCAGGTCGGCGCTCCTGACCGGGtgcccaagaagaagaagaaaactgtGGCCCGTCCCTTGGAGACTGCTGGCGATGCCGGGGCTAGTCCCTCGCAGGCGGCGAGCGTGATTCCTTCCTCTCCTCCTCGATCTAACCCGATCAACATTCCTGATAGCAGTCCGTCGCCAGCGGCTTCTCCCCTCCATAAACGGAAGCGTCCGGCTGGGGCCCTTACCAGGTCGTCTCCAGGAAGTTCGCATGGACCGGGCAGCTATCTTCTACCTCCCTGCTATGTGGAACGGTCGTTCTTCAAGGCCGAGGAGTCGATTGCTGTGCCTGCGCCTGAGGCCAAGGCTATTCTGGACCAGGATGTTGCTGCCCGGAGGAAAGATCTGGCCAGGGATATTGCTGCTGTCATCCGGGTGATGGAGACGGCCATGGTTTTGACCGACACTTCGGTCTCCACTGCCTCGCTGGAGGATGCCCTTTTGCAGGTTCGGACGGAGAAGGAAAGACTATCTAAAGATCTGTCGGACTACAAAGAAGAGCATCAGCTGCAGGAAGGGCTGAGCCAGAAGCTGGAGGAGGTGGAAAAGGAGAGGGACCAGTTGAAGGCTGCTAAGGCGAGCTTGGAAGAGCAGGTGGTCGACCATCAGAAGCTGACCGAGGACAACGCTTGCCTACGGGCTCAGGTTGAGTCTCTCGAGGGAAAGGTCCGTCCTCTGGCAGATGAGACCGAGGAGGAACGCGCCCTTGGTTCGCGCGGTGAGCTGCTAGGGCATATTCGGACTCTCAACCAAGATCTCGTGGCCTGCTTCAAAGAGGGTTTCGACAATGCTGTCGAGCAGCTCGGGCTTCTGAACCCTGAGTTGGTGACAGTAGGGTCGGCCTATAACTGCTGCGTCCGGGACGGTGAGATTATCTGCCCGTTTGAAGCGGAGGAGGAGCtggggggagaagaagaagaagaggatgaagaggtgCTCCGAGCGGAGTCTTAG